The sequence ACTGCCAGTGTTTCTGGCTGGGCCCCTTGATGGCGGATCGCAGCCGCAAGAAAAAGTGCCGGTCTTTTTCCAGCTCGGCCCGAGTGAGCCGCAACGCGAAGGTAGGGCAAGTCAGGACTGAACGGTCGATACGGACTGCGTTGAAGAATGGCTCTTGCCAGTTTGCGTCACATGCCTTTACCTCTGCTACCAGCGCGTTGATTGACCGATGGTGGATCATCAAAGACTGGATATTTCGTTGCAGAATAGCGGACAGCCCTATAACTTGGGCTTTGGTAAAGATTCCACCGAATGGGCATGACCACTCAGACGGTTCATCCAAGTGCATGTCATCAATGAGCGCTTGGGTGGGGTCGTTAGACTCAGCCCACTTTGCCAAGTCCGCCGCTTTGCCAAGTGCGACTAGAAGACAAGCAAGCGTTTCAAGAAACGACCATTCATATGCCGCTGACCAAACAAAGTTATCCCCGAGTAGCGCATCTACCTCTTCTTTGGTCTTGGTGTGAACGAGCCTAGGTAACTCTGCAAACTGAGAACGAATCTCGGGTAGCTCCTTCACGAAGGCGCGAAACTGTTCTACGGAGAGTTTTCCAAACTCCTTTTCAGGGGCGGAAGTCAATGTATGACGCCTAACGTTGGAGGTAACGTGCAGCCGGAGCTGCGAAGCAGCGGAGGGAACCCAAAGCGCAGCTTTGGGCTGTCACGTTGACCGAAAGGTTAGGGCTTTTCTGGCGAAACTTGCCCATTATTCTCCTGCGCACATTCTTTAATGGCGTCCGCATTCATTTTTTCCATTTCTTTATCACTAATAATGCCCATTAGCTTCTGGCTCTTAATGCTTGTATTCGAGGCCGCATGGCATTCGCAGAACTCCTGAATGGCTTTTCCTTTTAGCTCGACCTTAGGGGGATTCTTTTTGCATGCCTCAATGGCCTCGCACTTCATTGCATCATAAATATCCCAGTTTGACGCACAGTCTGCAAAAACAACTGTGGGCGCCAAAGAAAGGAAAATTGTTGAGGATAAAGCTGAAATTTGGCAGGTTAATTTTGATCTAAAATTTTGCATTTTCTATACCTTTCGGTTTGCTTGGGGTTGCTAATTAGAAGCAGAGCATGGTTTGGATGGCAGTAAGCCCTAACGTTAGAAGTAACCTGCCGCCGGAATGCCGGAGGCATGGAGGGAACCCAAAGCGCAGCTTTGGGCGGTCAGGTTGACTGAAAGGTTAGAAATTTTTTCCCCTGACTTAATAAGTTCGCTTAGGAGCGCAAAGTTTCAGGTTTTGGTGATCAATTTTGAATTTATAGTCAGCATCGTCCATTGCGCAAACCACGGATACTGCTTTGTCATTGGATTGAACTAGATGCTGTGGAATTGCATCTGAATTCACCGTAATTTCTTGGCTGAAATTAGTTTCTAACGAATACGCGTCGATATGTATTTCAGGGTACTGACCGTACAGAATGATGATGCACTTGTGTACTTCGTCAAGTACCGCGTCACGTAGCAAGGGTATGTCTAGCTTAAGCCCAATCTCACTGATCTGAACAAGCCCAGAGCGAGTGTCGGTAATCATTTGCAAGGTCTGCATGCGTCGGTGATCGGCAATTTCTAACGTTGGAGGTAACGTGCAGCCGGAGCTGCGAAGCAGCGGAGGGAACCCAAAGCGCAGCTTTGGGCTGTCACGTTGACCGAAAGGTTAGAGCGTTGTGTCAATGTTATCTACCTGGACCTAGGTGGCTGTTCGGATTAGGGTTGAATGCGATGATAATTTTATGGGGCATAAAAATATAAAGTCGGCTGCTACGGAAGTAGTTAATTAATAAACTCAATTTGAAGCAGGATGTGTGAGTGTATTTTTGCTAGCCGGCTGGAATTGAGTAGCGGAAAAGGAAAATGTAACCAGTAATATAAATCGGCAGACTGATGAATGCCAGTAGGGCAGTAAGAACTAGCGGTAAGCGTCTCTCTTCATAGTCCCAGCTAGCCAGGGCAAAAAAGAAAGAGAAAACCATTAATGCTGGTGGTAGCCACAGTATCCGGTTGTCCCACCGTAAATGACCCACGAAGTAGAGCAAGAACAGAGTTGCCAACGAACAGAGCAAACTAAAAACCACAAATCTTAGATACCGTGATTGCATCGATTAGCTCTAACGTTGGAAGTAACTGGCAGCCGGAGCTGCGCAGCAGCGGAGGGAACCCAAAGCGTAGCTTTGGGCTGTCCATGTTGACTGAAAGGTTAGGTTTTTTATACGCATGAAGTTAGGAATATGTATGTATAGATTATTTCTCATCCGGCCGAATGCGGACGGAACGTCCATCGTCTATTTTCGGTGCTGGGGGCGGAATAATTGTTAGGTCATAGTTGCAACAAGGACACAAGTGACTGATATATATGGAATAAGGACGGTGCCCTTTTGCGCCGACTGGAGTCTTACATTGTGGGCAGATGATCCTTTTGGCGTAGACAAAAGTGAACCCGTGAATCAGAAAGAATATGAGAATTGTAAAAGCTGGGTGAGCTATCTCTGTGAGGATAATCGGCAAGGCAATGCTAAAAAACAAGGCAATTGGCAGCCAGATCATAAGTAAATAGTGTTTGTAAGGGCTGATCTTCATGATTGGCTAAGAGAAGCATGTGCGCGACTGGGTGATTTTATTCTGAGATATGCGCATGTGCCGGAGAAAACCGAACGTTGGAGGTAACGTGCAGCCGGAGCTGCGTAGCAGCGGAGGGAACCCAAAGCGCAGCTTTGGGCTGTCACGTTGACCGAAAGGTTAGAGCGTTGTGTCAATGTTATCTACCTGGACCTAGGTGGCTGTTCGGATTAGGGTTGAATGCGATGATAATTTTATGGGGCATAAAAATATAAAGTCGGCTGCTGCGGAAGTGGTTAATTAATAAACTCAATTTGAAGCAGGATGTGTGAGTGTATTTTTGCTAGCCGGCTGGAATTGAGTAGCGGAAAAGGAAAATGTAACCAGTAATATAAATCGGCAGACTGATGAATGCCAGTAGGGCAGTAAGAACTAGCGGTAAGCGTCTCTCTTCATAGTCCCAGCTAGCCAGGGCAAAAAAGAAAGAGAAAACCATTAATGCTGGTGGTAGCCACAGTATCCGGTTGTCCCAACGTAAATGACCCACGAAGTAGAGCAAGAACAGAGTTGCCCACGAACAGAGCAAACTAAAAACCGCAAATCTTAGATACCGTGATTGCATCGATTAGCTCTAACGTTGGAGGTAACGTGCAGCCGGAGCTGCGAAGCAGCGGAGGGGACCCAAAGCGCAGCTTTGGGCTGTCACGTTGACCGAAAGGTTAGGGGCTACCATATTTGAAAATCCCCCAGCCGGGCAAACTTAATAAAAGAGGCGATGTATTCATCGTCATTTTCGTCCGCAGAGACTTCTATACCAATTGCCTCGCTTAAGCCCGTTGCCAATTCTTTAGCTGTTACCTTCCCGTTTGGATCTGCCAAATAACTTTCTAAGGCAACGGATAGATTGAAGCTATCTTGTTGGGCTACGATTTGTCCTGCATTCCAGTCATAGGCTCCCTCCCAATTACCATCCGTCTCTCCCCATTCTTTGGGTGGCAATGTCCCGACCTTATCCCAGCCATAATAGATGGCGGCCAAGTTCAAATAAAATGCCCACCCAATGGTTGAAAACCGAAACTTCTCGCCTTGGACATTGCACAACTCTACGGACATTAAGAGCCCCTAACGTGGAGCTAGCCGGCAGCCGGAGCTGCGAAGCAGCGTAGGGAACCCAAAGCGCAGCTTTGGGCTGTCCGGCTGAGCGCAGTGTTCGGCGGCTGGGCAAGTGCTCATGATTTTTTAGTACGAGTGATGCGGGAAATTTCAGAGCGGACAAAGGCTCTGAAGTTACCGCGCTGATCATGCCGAATATGGTCTTTAAGACTTGCGCCGACATTGTCAGTCAAAGTGATATCGGCGCCAGCAGCAATGAGGTAGCGAAACATCCGTTTACGCTGCCGGAGAAGTTTACTGTTGTGCACTTTCACCAAACACATGAGCGGTGTGTAACCACTCTGATCTTGAGCGTTTACGTTATATCCGTTTGCAATGCATGCGCGGACAGCGGCAGTGTTTGAGTAGAAACAATGCCAATGAAGATCTGACCGGCTTTGATCATCAGTCTCGTTCAGTGCGGTGACGGTGGTGATGGGCATGCTCAAGACGCCGAACGTTGGAGGTAACGTGCGGCCGGAATGCCGCAGGCATGGAGGGAACCCAAAGCGCAGCTTTGGGCCGTCACGTTGACCGAAAGGTTAGGCGGCACGGCGAACGTTCCTTGGAGTGGCGACATGCGGAGGGCTACTTCATCCATGGTGGCGCTGCGAAGCCAAATATGACGGACGCCGAAGACGCAGTTACAAGCCAGACACGACTTGTGAAGAGGAACGGAGCACGAAGAGCACGGTCGACGATAAATACCTTGAGCGCCAGGCCGTAGGCGGAGACGAGGAACACAGCGACCGGCCAGAGCATCAAGCCAAGGCCGGCGTCTTGTGACCCGGCGACAAGCGCGGTGGCAATGAAGAGGGCTGGTGGAACAATTAGCACGGAGACATTGGCCCAAGTGAACTGCCCTGTGCGCGAGGCATCGGCTAGCGCGAGAGCGG comes from Chitinimonas sp. BJYL2 and encodes:
- a CDS encoding ankyrin repeat domain-containing protein, yielding MPITTVTALNETDDQSRSDLHWHCFYSNTAAVRACIANGYNVNAQDQSGYTPLMCLVKVHNSKLLRQRKRMFRYLIAAGADITLTDNVGASLKDHIRHDQRGNFRAFVRSEISRITRTKKS